One Actinomycetes bacterium genomic window carries:
- a CDS encoding CoA transferase has protein sequence MSGPLSGVLVVDLSRALAGPHAAMMMGDLGARVIKVETPGGGDDSRGWGPPFVDDTGQVADHGESTYFFSCNRNKESVTADLKSAEGKELLTGLVRRADVLVENFRTGVLDRLGFPVEVLHELNPRLVVLSITGFGHDGPEGGRAGYDQIAQGEAGLMSLTGPGPDDPTKVGVPIGDLLAGMYGAYGAVAALHERDRTGKGRVVRTSLLAGIVGVHAFQGTRYTVTGEVPHSQGNHHPSICPYGLFHCADGLLQIAVGSEGLWRRLAPAFDLPLDEPGFASNAERVRNRDAVNAALDSAFATYALADLLPKLAELGVPAGEVRSLDRVYGWEQTRSQGLLVEVEHATAGRITLPGPPLRFDGIDALEHTAPPTLGQHDESVRRWLAQDGGPTDEPAGGAAGR, from the coding sequence ATGAGCGGTCCCCTCAGCGGAGTCCTCGTCGTCGATCTCTCCCGGGCGCTCGCCGGCCCGCACGCGGCGATGATGATGGGTGACCTCGGCGCACGGGTCATCAAGGTCGAGACCCCCGGGGGCGGTGACGACAGCCGCGGCTGGGGCCCGCCGTTCGTCGACGACACCGGGCAGGTGGCCGACCACGGCGAGAGCACCTACTTCTTCTCCTGCAACCGCAACAAGGAGTCGGTGACCGCCGACCTGAAGTCCGCCGAGGGCAAGGAGCTGCTGACCGGGCTGGTCCGACGGGCCGACGTGCTCGTCGAGAACTTCCGGACGGGGGTGCTCGACCGGCTCGGCTTCCCCGTCGAGGTGCTGCACGAGCTGAACCCGCGTCTCGTCGTGCTCTCCATCACCGGGTTCGGCCACGACGGCCCTGAGGGCGGCCGGGCAGGCTACGACCAGATCGCCCAGGGGGAGGCCGGCCTGATGTCCCTCACTGGTCCGGGGCCGGACGACCCCACCAAGGTCGGGGTGCCGATCGGTGACCTGCTCGCCGGCATGTACGGCGCCTACGGCGCGGTGGCCGCCCTGCACGAGAGGGACCGCACCGGCAAGGGCCGTGTCGTCCGGACCTCGCTGCTGGCGGGCATCGTCGGGGTGCACGCCTTCCAGGGCACCCGCTACACCGTCACCGGCGAGGTCCCGCACAGCCAGGGGAACCACCACCCGTCGATCTGCCCCTACGGCCTCTTCCACTGCGCCGACGGGCTGCTGCAGATCGCCGTCGGCAGCGAGGGCCTCTGGCGCAGGCTCGCGCCGGCCTTCGACCTGCCGCTCGACGAGCCCGGCTTCGCCTCCAACGCGGAGCGGGTGCGCAACCGGGACGCCGTCAACGCGGCCCTCGACAGCGCCTTCGCGACGTACGCCCTCGCCGACCTGCTGCCGAAGCTGGCCGAGCTGGGGGTGCCCGCCGGAGAGGTGCGGTCGCTGGACCGGGTCTACGGCTGGGAGCAGACGCGCTCGCAGGGGCTGCTGGTCGAGGTCGAGCACGCGACGGCCGGCCGGATCACGCTGCCCGGCCCGCCGCTGCGCTTCGACGGGATCGACGCGCTGGAGCACACCGCCCCGCCGACCCTGGGCCAGCACGACGAGTCGGTGCGCCGGTGGCTGGCGCAGGACGGCGGACCGACCGACGAGCCGGCGGGCGGGGCGGCCGGGCGGTGA
- the secG gene encoding preprotein translocase subunit SecG has translation MEIAFQIVLVITSLLMVLLVLLHKGKGGGLSDLFGGGVSSSLGGSSVVERNLDRLTIGIGILWLASIIGLGLLLKN, from the coding sequence GTGGAGATCGCGTTCCAGATCGTGCTCGTCATCACGAGCCTGCTGATGGTGCTGCTCGTGCTCCTGCACAAGGGCAAGGGCGGTGGGCTGTCCGACCTCTTCGGGGGCGGTGTCTCGTCCTCCCTCGGCGGCTCGTCCGTCGTCGAGCGCAACCTGGACCGGCTCACGATCGGCATCGGCATCCTGTGGCTCGCCTCGATCATCGGACTGGGGCTGCTGCTCAAGAACTGA
- a CDS encoding RNA polymerase-binding protein RbpA: MASGNAIRGSRVGAGPMGEAERGEAAPRFRLSYWCANGHETKPSFAEETQATAPEVWDCPRCGFPAGQDRDNPPSPPRTEPYKTHLAYVKERRTEADGAAILEEALAKLRGR; encoded by the coding sequence GTGGCAAGCGGTAACGCGATCCGGGGCAGCCGTGTCGGTGCGGGCCCCATGGGTGAGGCCGAGCGCGGCGAGGCCGCGCCCCGGTTCCGGCTGTCCTACTGGTGCGCCAATGGCCACGAGACCAAGCCGAGCTTCGCCGAGGAGACCCAGGCGACAGCCCCCGAGGTCTGGGACTGCCCGCGGTGCGGGTTCCCCGCCGGGCAGGACCGCGACAACCCGCCGTCCCCGCCGCGCACCGAGCCGTACAAGACGCACCTGGCCTACGTGAAGGAGCGCCGGACCGAGGCCGACGGGGCCGCGATCCTGGAAGAGGCGCTGGCCAAGCTGCGCGGCCGCTGA
- a CDS encoding SseB family protein encodes MPKPYRRIPDPGFAGDTGGADPNLADALEAVAADPGRQPEVLAALHGARVLAAVGAVATETAPGAGVHLADKEADIALALLDDGAGRRALPVFSSVATLARWDPRSRPVPVEGSRAAAVAQAEGAQDLVVDLAGPVPVVLGEREVRALLRPMPTVPAYADRQLTRTLSAVLGHEPGLSAAWIGPYPGTDARLSVAVAADQDPVAVAQAVAGRLAALARTSVLGLDLAVVPAGWTPPRGHRQLATEQDRP; translated from the coding sequence GTGCCGAAGCCTTACCGCCGCATCCCCGACCCGGGGTTCGCCGGTGACACCGGAGGAGCCGACCCGAACCTCGCTGACGCGCTCGAGGCGGTCGCGGCGGACCCCGGCCGCCAGCCGGAGGTCCTGGCGGCCCTGCACGGCGCCCGGGTGCTCGCCGCCGTCGGGGCAGTGGCGACGGAGACCGCGCCAGGGGCGGGTGTCCACCTCGCCGACAAGGAGGCCGACATCGCCCTCGCGCTCCTCGACGACGGCGCGGGCCGCCGGGCGCTGCCGGTCTTCTCCAGCGTCGCCACCCTGGCGCGCTGGGACCCGCGGTCCCGCCCGGTGCCGGTCGAGGGGTCGCGGGCTGCCGCCGTCGCCCAGGCCGAGGGGGCCCAGGACCTGGTGGTCGATCTTGCCGGGCCGGTGCCCGTCGTCCTGGGGGAGCGGGAGGTCCGCGCGCTGCTTCGGCCGATGCCGACCGTGCCGGCGTACGCCGACAGGCAGCTCACCCGGACGCTGAGCGCGGTCCTCGGCCACGAGCCCGGCCTCTCGGCCGCCTGGATCGGCCCGTATCCCGGGACCGACGCCCGGCTCAGCGTGGCCGTGGCCGCGGACCAGGACCCGGTCGCCGTCGCCCAGGCCGTCGCCGGCCGGCTGGCGGCCCTGGCCCGGACCAGCGTCCTCGGCCTGGACCTGGCGGTCGTCCCGGCCGGCTGGACGCCCCCGCGAGGGCACCGGCAGCTCGCCACCGAGCAGGACCGACCATGA
- a CDS encoding carboxyl transferase domain-containing protein, translating into MTSPDALELIGAVLDEGSWVRWDEPVRARPADTEYAAALDRARDRTGLDEAVVTGEGRVRGRRVAVAACEFGFLAGSIGVHAADRLVRAVERATDERLPLLASPTSGGTRMQEGTVAFLQMVKISAAIGRHKANGNPYLVYLRNPTTGGVLASWGSLGHVTVAEPGALIGFLGPRVYAALYGAEFPAGVQTAENLREHGLVDAVVAPDAIADVLDRALNVLAAPLEGSPDVEDPADDPVPDRPAWDSVVRSRRPDRPGVRQLLRHAARDVVPLHGTGAGETDAGLLLTLARFGGAPCVVLGQDRSRQGPGTPLGPAGLREARRGMKLADELKLPLLTVIDTSGAALSKEAEEGGLAGEIARSLADLVLLDAPTVCLLLGEGAGGGALALLPADRVVCAQHGWLSPLPPEGASAIIHRTTDRAAEMATVQGVRSLDLLRDGVVDRVVAEHPDAADEPGPFLDRLARVLEAELTGLLRRDPRTRLAARLARYRRLGSAPGAP; encoded by the coding sequence GTGACCAGCCCCGATGCCCTCGAGCTGATCGGCGCGGTCCTCGACGAGGGCAGCTGGGTGCGGTGGGACGAGCCGGTCAGGGCGCGACCGGCCGACACGGAGTACGCCGCCGCGCTCGACCGGGCACGGGACCGCACCGGGCTGGACGAGGCCGTCGTCACCGGCGAGGGCCGGGTCCGCGGCCGCCGGGTCGCCGTGGCCGCCTGCGAGTTCGGCTTCCTGGCCGGCTCGATCGGCGTGCATGCCGCGGACCGGCTGGTCCGCGCCGTCGAGCGCGCGACCGACGAGCGGCTGCCGCTGCTGGCCTCGCCCACGTCCGGCGGCACCCGGATGCAGGAGGGCACCGTCGCGTTCCTGCAGATGGTGAAGATCTCGGCCGCGATCGGGCGGCACAAGGCCAACGGCAACCCCTACCTCGTCTACCTGCGCAACCCCACGACCGGTGGCGTCCTCGCCTCGTGGGGCTCGCTCGGGCACGTCACCGTCGCCGAGCCCGGCGCGCTGATCGGCTTCCTCGGGCCCCGCGTCTACGCCGCGCTGTACGGCGCCGAGTTCCCCGCAGGGGTGCAGACGGCGGAGAACCTGCGCGAGCACGGGCTGGTCGACGCAGTGGTCGCCCCGGACGCGATCGCGGATGTCCTCGACCGGGCCCTCAACGTGCTGGCCGCCCCGCTCGAGGGCTCGCCCGACGTCGAGGATCCGGCGGACGACCCGGTCCCCGACCGGCCGGCCTGGGACTCGGTCGTGCGCTCCCGCCGGCCCGACCGGCCCGGGGTGCGCCAGCTGCTGCGGCACGCGGCCCGCGACGTCGTACCACTGCACGGGACCGGGGCGGGCGAGACGGACGCCGGGCTGCTGCTGACGCTGGCCCGCTTCGGCGGGGCGCCCTGCGTCGTGCTCGGTCAGGACCGGTCCCGGCAGGGCCCCGGCACCCCGCTCGGCCCGGCCGGCCTCCGCGAGGCGCGGCGCGGCATGAAGCTCGCCGACGAGCTCAAGCTGCCGCTGCTCACCGTCATCGACACCTCGGGCGCGGCGCTGTCGAAGGAGGCCGAGGAGGGCGGGCTGGCCGGGGAGATCGCCCGCTCGCTGGCCGACCTCGTGCTGCTCGACGCCCCGACCGTCTGCCTGCTCCTCGGCGAGGGGGCGGGCGGGGGAGCGCTCGCCCTGCTGCCCGCCGACCGGGTGGTGTGCGCCCAGCACGGGTGGCTCTCGCCGCTGCCGCCCGAGGGGGCGTCCGCGATCATCCACCGCACGACGGACCGAGCCGCCGAGATGGCCACCGTCCAGGGCGTCCGCTCGCTGGACCTGCTGCGGGACGGGGTCGTGGACCGGGTCGTGGCCGAGCACCCGGACGCCGCCGACGAGCCGGGGCCGTTCCTGGACCGGCTGGCCCGCGTCCTCGAGGCCGAGCTGACCGGGCTGCTCCGCCGCGATCCGCGCACCCGGCTCGCGGCCCGGCTGGCGCGCTACCGCCGCCTCGGGTCCGCACCGGGTGCCCCCTAG
- a CDS encoding ring-opening amidohydrolase yields the protein MATPQPVEVHKVPIESVSDASGLARLIDDGAIEADRVIAVIGKTEGNGGVNDYTRIIADRAFREVLEAKGKRPMEDIKQIPIVWSGGTDGVISPHATIFATTDPGKVPATDEPRLSVGYAMSDQIHPEDIGRLPMVEKVAAGVKVAMERAGITDPADVHYVQTKTPLLTLETITDAKRRDQDVWTEDTLKSMDVSNSTTALGIAVALGEIEMPKAEQIHKDLSLYSSVASCSSGVELDQAQIVVLGNVRGVGGRFRIGHSVMKDALDADGVWESIRSAGLDDLPERPRTSDLGDRVVNIFCKCEADPTGRVRDRRNIMLDDSDVHWHRQIKSCVGGVVASVTGDPAVFVSVAAVHQGPSGGGPVIAIVEP from the coding sequence ATGGCCACCCCGCAGCCCGTCGAGGTGCACAAGGTCCCGATCGAGAGCGTGTCCGACGCGTCCGGCCTGGCCCGGCTGATCGACGACGGTGCGATCGAGGCGGACCGGGTCATCGCCGTCATCGGCAAGACCGAGGGCAACGGGGGCGTCAACGACTACACCCGGATCATCGCCGACCGGGCCTTCCGCGAGGTGCTCGAGGCCAAGGGCAAGCGGCCGATGGAGGACATCAAGCAGATCCCCATCGTGTGGTCCGGCGGCACCGACGGCGTCATCTCGCCGCACGCGACGATCTTCGCGACAACCGACCCCGGCAAGGTGCCCGCGACCGACGAGCCCCGCCTCTCGGTCGGCTACGCGATGAGCGACCAGATCCACCCCGAGGACATCGGCCGCCTCCCGATGGTCGAGAAGGTCGCGGCCGGGGTGAAGGTCGCGATGGAGCGGGCCGGCATCACCGACCCTGCCGACGTGCACTATGTGCAGACCAAGACGCCGCTGCTCACACTCGAGACCATCACCGACGCCAAGCGGCGTGACCAGGACGTGTGGACCGAGGACACCCTGAAGTCGATGGACGTCTCCAACTCGACGACGGCGCTGGGCATCGCGGTCGCCCTGGGCGAGATCGAGATGCCCAAGGCCGAGCAGATCCACAAGGACCTCTCGCTCTACTCGTCCGTCGCGTCCTGCTCGTCGGGCGTCGAGCTGGACCAGGCGCAGATCGTGGTCCTGGGCAACGTGCGCGGCGTCGGCGGCCGGTTCCGCATCGGGCACAGCGTCATGAAGGATGCGCTGGACGCCGATGGCGTGTGGGAGTCGATCCGCAGCGCGGGCCTCGACGACCTGCCGGAGCGCCCGCGCACCAGCGACCTGGGCGACCGGGTCGTCAACATCTTCTGCAAGTGCGAGGCCGACCCGACCGGCAGGGTGCGCGACCGGCGCAACATCATGCTCGACGACTCCGACGTGCACTGGCACCGCCAGATCAAGTCGTGCGTCGGCGGCGTGGTCGCGTCGGTGACCGGTGACCCGGCGGTCTTCGTGTCGGTGGCGGCCGTCCACCAGGGCCCGTCAGGCGGCGGCCCGGTCATCGCCATCGTCGAGCCCTGA
- the arcC gene encoding carbamate kinase, which yields MSRLRALIALGGNAMTGQGGDAAPAEQDRAIRFAMDRVADLVGEGVDVLLTHGNGPQVGNLLVKNELAAHVVPPVPLDWCGAQTQGTIGFLVLDALESALAARGLETRVAAVVTRTLVDGQDPGFGKPTKPIGRYLPEPQARALMDHGQVWEDRGSRGWRRVVASPEPLEILDAPAIAALAAAGYVVLGAGGGGIPVVRGRDGVLRGVEAVIDKDLSAALLARSADVDVLVIATDVEHVVLGWGTDDQHPIGRVSAEEMRRIQKEHDFASGSMGPKVEAALRFVEAGGTRSVISSLENIEQAVHGRAGTVIEPERQ from the coding sequence ATGAGCAGGCTGCGCGCGCTGATCGCCCTCGGTGGCAACGCGATGACCGGCCAGGGTGGCGACGCCGCGCCGGCCGAGCAGGACCGCGCGATCAGGTTCGCCATGGACCGGGTGGCCGACCTCGTCGGCGAGGGCGTCGACGTGCTGCTCACCCACGGCAACGGCCCGCAGGTCGGCAACCTGCTGGTCAAGAACGAGCTCGCTGCCCACGTGGTCCCACCGGTGCCGCTCGACTGGTGCGGCGCCCAGACGCAGGGGACGATCGGCTTCCTGGTGCTCGACGCCCTCGAGTCGGCGCTGGCCGCCCGGGGGCTGGAGACGCGGGTCGCCGCCGTCGTGACCCGGACCCTGGTCGACGGCCAGGACCCCGGCTTCGGCAAGCCGACCAAGCCGATCGGGCGCTACCTGCCGGAGCCGCAGGCCCGGGCGCTGATGGACCACGGCCAGGTATGGGAGGACCGCGGAAGCCGCGGCTGGCGGCGGGTCGTCGCATCGCCCGAGCCGCTCGAGATCCTCGACGCCCCCGCCATCGCCGCGCTGGCCGCGGCCGGCTACGTCGTGCTCGGGGCCGGCGGCGGCGGCATCCCGGTGGTGCGCGGCCGGGACGGCGTCCTGCGCGGCGTCGAGGCGGTCATCGACAAGGACCTCTCCGCCGCGCTGCTGGCGCGGTCGGCCGACGTGGACGTGCTGGTCATCGCCACCGACGTCGAGCACGTCGTGCTCGGCTGGGGGACCGACGACCAGCATCCGATCGGCCGGGTGAGCGCCGAGGAGATGCGCCGCATCCAGAAGGAGCACGACTTCGCCAGCGGGAGCATGGGGCCAAAGGTCGAGGCAGCCCTGCGCTTCGTCGAGGCCGGCGGCACCCGGTCGGTCATCTCGTCGCTGGAGAACATCGAGCAGGCCGTGCACGGCAGGGCCGGCACCGTCATCGAGCCCGAGAGGCAGTGA